CACCGCGCCGCTGGCCTGTAACCAGTGCTGAACCTTGAGGATGGCCCCGTCGCCATGCCCGAGGATCGGCGCGAAGTTACTGCCACATTGGCTGGCACTGTCGCTGTGTTCGATCACCAGAAAGCGTGCCGTGTCGGCAGCGATGCTCGGCCCCATCAGCCGATCGACCAGGCGCAGGCCCAGCTCCGACCAGGCCATCAGCCCGGCCGTGGTAATCAGGTCGCCGTCATCGACGATGGGTTTGTCCGCCTCCAGGCGCACGGCCGGGTAACGCGCGGCAAAGGACTGGGCGGAGGACCAGTGGGTCGTGGCGCTGCGCCCATCCAGCAGACCGCTGCGCGCCAGCATGATCGAACCAATGCACACCCCGCCGAGCACCGTGCCGGCCGCGTGTTGCTGGCGAATCCATTCCAACAGCGCAGGCGGCGTTTGTTCTTCGGTGAATTCGCCAATCGACGGTGGCACCAGCACGGCCATCATTGGCTGGTCGGGGCCTGGGTGGCTGTCGAAGACTCGCGTCGGATTGCCAGCGGCATCCACCTGCCAATGACTGATCCGCAGCAGCGGCAGTTGTGCAGATTGATGCTCGGCGGCGATCCGGTTGGCCACCCCAAACAGATCGGTCAGGCCATGCACGGCCGCCAACTGCGCCCCCTGGTAGATCAACACCCCTAGCTCAACCACGGCCATTGTCAGTTTTCCCCCTGTTATTGTCGGCGCAGCCAATGCCCGGCGTCGGCGCCAGCTAAGATACTGGGCCCATCAACCCATCACGAGGCAATACTCATGGCCAAGCAAGCGCTCATCCTAATCGATATCCAGAACGACTACTTCCCTCAGGGCAAGTGGCCGCTTGATGGCGTGGAAGCGGCGGCAGACAAGGCGGTACAAGTGCTCCAGGCTTTTCGCCAGGCGGGCGATGCGGTGATTCATGTGCGCCATGAGTTCACGTCCGAGGATGCACCGTTCTTCACGCCAGGGTCGCAAGGCGCCCATTTGCATCCGAAGGTACTGAACGAAAGCAATGAACCCGTGGTGCTTAAACACTTCGTGAATTCGTTTCGCGAAACCAATCTACGTGCCCTGCTGGAACAACGCAGCATCACCGAGTTAGTGGTGGTCGGCAGCATGAGCCACATGTGCGTCGATGCCGTGGTGCGGGCGGCGGCAGACCTGGGCTACACGGTCACGGTGATTCATGACGCCTGTGCCACCCGCGATCTGGAATTCAATGGCCAGGTGATTCCGGCCGCGCAGGTGCATGCCGCATACATGGCGTCGCTGGCGTTTGGTTATGCCGGTGTGGTGTCGGCGGATGAGTATTTGAAGGCGCAAGCAGCGGCAGCCTGACCACTGCTTGCCTCTGTGCGATCAGCGGGTCGCGACGATAAACAGGCGCGGGAATGGCAGTAATACGGTGCCATCCGCCAGGGCTGGATATGCCTGGGTAATCCGTGCCTGATACTCCTGTAGGAAGGCGACTTTTTCGCTATCGGATAGCGGCGCGAGAAATGGCCGCAACCCGGTCCCTTTAAACCACTCGACCACCGCAGCGTGATCCGCCAGCGGGTGCTGGTAGGTGGTGCGCCATACATCCACGGTGCTGCAGTGTTTGCTCAGCAGTTCGTAGTAGTAGCTCGCGGGGTGGCGCTCATTGTGTTTGACCGCACCGATCCTGGCCGCCCACGGCCCGTGTGCCGCCACTTCGCGAGCCAGCCGGTGTGCAGGCTCGTCGAGATTGTCCGGGGTTTGCACCGCTAGCGTACCGCCGGGGTTCAGTTGCTTGACCAAGTGTGGATAGAGCGTGGCGTGGTCCGGCAGCCATTGCAGGGAGGCGTTGGCGAGGATCACATCGAATGATTGCGCGGGGTTCCAGGCGCCGATGTCTGCCAGTTCAAAGCTCAGTTTCGGCAAGCGTTGGCGGGCATCGGTCAGCATGTCATCAGAGCTGTCCATACCGGTGACATGCGCTTGAGGGAAGCGCTCAGCCAACACTTGCGTGGAATTGCCAGGGCCGCAACCCAAGTCGACGGCAGTGCTCACCTCACTATTGGGAATAGCGGCAACCAGATCACGCACCGCACGGGTGCGCTGTTGCTCGAACATCGTGTACTGCTTGGCAGACCAGGTCATCGTGGCTTTCCTTCTTTTTAGAGGTTGGCTACAGCCTAAATCTTGTGACCCACGAGGACAAATGCCAGGAGCGGCACATACGGGGGCCTTAAAATCGCTGCTGTCTATCATGAGCGGCGGGTAGCGTTCGCACACCAGATCAACTTCGTCGGCGGCTTCAAAGTCGTGCCTGATCGCCAAAAAAAAGCCCCGGGAGCAAGGCTCACGAGGCTTTTCGGCACCGCTTTACGGATTGCTCCGAGCTATATCCTAGAAAGGTTCTATTCACCTGAAAACTGTCAACAACGCGGATTATCTTTGAGATCAAGGCCATAGACATCATAAGCGTGGCTGCTTCCAAAAAACCGTAAACACAACAGGATTGGAGGCACGGGTTGTTTACATTTTTCCTGATTCAGCACCTAACTCGCTACCCCTCGGCCGGATCGGGATTGTCAAGCCCGGGCTGTCCTCGACGACATAAAAAACTCGCTCACGCCCGTTCGGTAATGACCATCTCAGCTGCAGGCAGATTGTCCCAACAGCGCCTGATCATAGGTTGCTGGCTTGACCGGCATTACGGTCAGGCCTCTATAGGTAGCGTTCCCCCCTACAAGACAGGACAGCGGCGCAATGAGACCTATGGTCATGCACGCGGTGTGGCTCTAGATCCCCGTGACTCATCGCGAGGTTGCGAAGCTGCCATGTGGAGCGAAATGAACAGTGGCCCTTGAGGGGATGCCAAGACTCTAGCTAGCTGCCTAATCACCGGTATTTCGCTGCATGAACTTCACCATTAGCGCGAGATTCTCCAAGACGTTTCGTTCGATGGACGATCCTGGCACAGTGACTTACCTCGCTGCCGCTGGGTCAGCAAATTCTATCGAGGAAATTATCTAGTCCGAATAAAAAAAATGTGCTTATATGGCCTTTTACCATCACGGACGAGAATGAAATTGAGCGAGTGTAAATTAAAGCTTTTTGAAATTGAAAAGATAGGTTTGTTTGACTATACGCACACGCCAAAAATAACAAACATTTCGTATTTCCTAGACCTACTGAACTCATTTATCAAGGGGAGGACGGCAAAAAATAGTCGCATGAGTTCGGCGCGAAAGGAAGAAGTATATTGTTACGACATTGAAAAACTGGCAAATGGCGATTTTATTGTAATATTGTGGCTTGGAGTCACAAGTTATGGAAGCAGGAAGATTTTATCTCTACCAAAAAATGGAGTTATTGGCTGCGACTTGAAGCAAGCAAAAGGCGACGCTTCTGGAATAATCGGCATGCCTTCCTATTTTTATATCTCCGCTCAAACCAACTCAGTTGTGGTAATGGAATTTCCCGGCGCTTCTGGCGACTCGTCATTGCTAACAAACTATTTATCAGATTTCATTCATAACTTTTCTGGGCACGGCGTTAAAAAAGATAAAGAAATTGTACTGAAAGCCGACCCTGCGAATGAAGAGGATAAACCTTGCTACTTCTCTTTCAGCATTAATAAATTTACGAGCAAGACGATTGAAGAATACTTGAGAATGAATTTTTCGGCAATCTCATGCGTGGTAATGAAAGATAAAATTACAGCTACTGAAACCGTAACCAGGGATCTAGGTCCTGTTTTCAACGCGTTGCGTCCATGGGTGCGGAAAACCGTTGGCGAAGTGAGAAAATCGAGCACTGTTAGCATAAGTGTCCCAGTAAATTTCACAAGCTTGAGTGAAGTTGACGAATACATTGAATGCGTAAAGCTAAATGGCAAACAAGACACCGTTGGATTCAAGGTAACGAAAAGAACCACAACTGACACATCGCAACATATTTACTACCTGAATGGCACTCAAGCGCGCAAAGCGTCCTCTATTGATTTGAACGGCAAGGAGTGGCCATACAAAGCACATGACTTGGTCTCATTTTTCAACAAGAATAACAAAATTGAAGAATTTATAGAGATGTCACGCAATCCACTTGGAGCCACTACGCAAAAGTCAGAAATTAGTGATTCAGCTGCCGCTTTACCCAAAACTCAAATTTCAGAGAATGAAATAGAGGCATATAATGCTTAAAAAAAGCACAGCCGCGGCAATAATTATTCACGTTATTATCGCTGCGGTTTTATGCATTTTTATATACCAATACAAAACAGAAGTTTTGATGACCTTTGAAAAAAAGGACATTGACATTGTGAATCTGACGAACTCGCTAATCAATATCGCAATGATTTTATTCGGGATTAGCGGAGCGTGGATTGCGCTAGTTTTTCCACGCGCATTGAAATCCCTTACAAGAAGCAATGTAAAGGATATCGTTTCAAACGATGAAGTTGTAGCTTTCAAGGACATATCCACAACTGCAGTTCTTAGTCTAATCGTCCTGATAATATTGCTCGTGATTTCGTATGCCTATGGACTTTCAGGAGTAGTGGATCTTAAGAATCAGGTTGGCTATTACTCTCTTTATCCTTTATCGATATGCTATGTTATTCAATGCTTTTGTGCGATATGGGCGGCTAAAACCACATTAAGGGTTTTTTTCTCTTATGCTGAAAAGATAATACATAGGAGTGCCTCTGAAGGACTTGAAAGGCAGGAGCTCCCAAAAAAACAAAACTAGGTCGGCAGGACATTGCTACTAATAAAGAAAGATGGACATTTCATCTACCCCATCGCCCAGGTCACAGAAATAGCGCTGAGCGGATTTACAGGCGCTCAACTACCTCCTTCGGAGCGGCCTAAGCGGAGTATCCGCGCTTTGACACAGAGAACAGCGTAGGGAGTAGAGATTGAGGGCCATTTGTTTACGCCTTTTGAAGGTAAACGATTAACAAATATAGCCCCCCACTCCGTAAAAATCTGCAACCAATAAAAAAGTGGAGCGAAATCAATGACTTCGCTCTAGTTTTTACAGTATTGAAAAAGCTACGGACTAAACGGTTCTATTTATCTAAAAAACGTCAACAACGCAGTTTTTTCTTTTTCCTAATTCTGCACGTCGCTCCGCTAGTCCTAAGCCGGGGCTAAAAGGGCTGGATGAATCGCCTAAGCCACTTTGATCCGAATCGACTTGAAGCACTCACCTTCATCGCCGCGAGCAGTGGGATCCTCTTCATCGCTCGGATATAAGAGAAATTGCGACGTGCTTTGTTCGTTTTTTGCACGACCTGGGAGTTACGAAATGTCCCCTCCTACACATCGCATAATCTCTCGACTATCAAACTGCCTAACTTACAAGTTGCTATGATTCGAAATGCTTGCAGAGGTTGTCTGCGGATTCGCATCTTTGCCTAACCGCACTCATATTTTCAGCAATCGATTGTGCATAGGGGATATAGATATGATACGGAGTTTTACGAATGCGATTCCTCCCCCGTTTGAATTTAGAGGCATACCCCATAGATAACAGTCTATCTTCAACATCTGTTATTTCTTCGTAATTAAAATTCGCAGAAAGATCTTTAAATACATCATCTGACGGGGCATGGGTAGCCAGTATCCATGTCTCAATTGAATGTGAAGTCAGCGCCAGATACAGCTCTGTGCTGATTGAACTTTCATTTAGCCAAGCCAAGACAGATTCTGAACAATGCGTTTTCCTACACTCCCCCGGCTGGATATTTTTCAGTTCGGTGAGTTGCTCCGCAATATCGGTATCCAATTGAATTATTAAACCATCAGCAGAATCAAAGGCGAGAAGTGCACGCCAGTTTTGTCTCATCAAATATTGTTGAGCCGTAGGCGGCAGATGAGAAAGGGACTCAGGAGTTTTTTTGCTAAATTTTTTACACCAAGCTTGAATTCCATTCCAGCCATGGCCAGGATATGTGCCGCTTGTGGCATCACGCTGAGGCGACAACTCAATCACCTCGATCTCCTTTCCCGTAGCAGAAGATATTGTCTTTGCCACTTCCTTGATTATCACGTGATCAGTGGGGCCTTCCGAGACCAGCAAAAATTTTTTCTTCATCTTTCAAAAGCCTACCGGGAGTCCACCAATAGCGCCTGACAGCCAAATTTCAGACAACTTCATTCCGAAATATTTATTTTCCCAATCCTTCTTGGTCATATCTTCAGGAGGGGAAATCCTACGACTCTTAGTGCGTCCAAGCTTATCGCGCTCAACCACAAATAATCTATGATCAGGGTCAAACAGATCAAGAGCATCTAATGCACTTGGATTGTGAGTAGTTAAAAAAACCTGCTTTTGAGGCATTTTTCGCAACAAACTAGATACTTGAGCCATAAGATCACGGACCAATCCTGGATTTAAAGCCGTATCAATATTATCTAGCGCGAATATATCAGGAGACTCTTTATGAATCAGTAAAACCAAGAAAAATATAACATACAATGCCCCTTCGCTGACATCATAAGCATAAAGCTTGTTGAAGTCATCAGGCATGAATCTGTCATGATAGCAAATTTTACGACCTGCTATATTCAACTGCCCAGATAGCAGTTCAGAGTCAGTTTCTTCGGTCGTAGTAAAACTATGCACCCAGTTCATTAACTGGAAGAACGCGAGTAGCCCCTTGTTACCATCGCGATAGTAGTCTTCAATGACTTCACTAAGAGCATCGGCCAGTCGACCTCCATATAGCCCAAGTGGGGCTTTCGCGCTCGAATCATTTTCGACACCGCGCAGAATGGGAGTAGTAGGCGAAAAAATTGCGTAGTTTATGAGTGAGTTGAGTGGCGCCAGAACGTCTCCAATCCCCTCACCAGTATTAAACTTCCCAAACGCCTCTACATAAGGATAAATACTTTTAGATTTATCGATTTTCGAAGAAAATACATTTCCATATACTGAAGAGTCTTCCAACGTCCTCTCAGCGATAGATTTATTTTTCCGCTTGATCGACTCGGTAAGGTAATGGAATCCACCTTCAGCGTTTATCTCTGTGGTATACTTGACAGAACCGAAGTCAGCCGAGAGCTTAAAAGTCTTGTTTCTTTCTTTATTTTTGAATGCGCTACGAAAAATTGCGGAAGATGAAAGACGCGCACCGCGACGCTGTAATTTTTCATAGTCAACCCCTCCCTCTAGTGAAGAAGAAAGCATTGCTATTGCCTCAAGCAGGTTGC
The genomic region above belongs to Pseudomonas sp. S35 and contains:
- a CDS encoding GlxA family transcriptional regulator, whose translation is MAVVELGVLIYQGAQLAAVHGLTDLFGVANRIAAEHQSAQLPLLRISHWQVDAAGNPTRVFDSHPGPDQPMMAVLVPPSIGEFTEEQTPPALLEWIRQQHAAGTVLGGVCIGSIMLARSGLLDGRSATTHWSSAQSFAARYPAVRLEADKPIVDDGDLITTAGLMAWSELGLRLVDRLMGPSIAADTARFLVIEHSDSASQCGSNFAPILGHGDGAILKVQHWLQASGAVDVSVTSMAQEAGLEQRTFLRRFRGATGLKPTEYCQHLRVGKARQMLEFTNGTIDYIAWTVGYQDPSAFRATFKKITGLAPSEYRSRFGV
- a CDS encoding cysteine hydrolase family protein, whose amino-acid sequence is MAKQALILIDIQNDYFPQGKWPLDGVEAAADKAVQVLQAFRQAGDAVIHVRHEFTSEDAPFFTPGSQGAHLHPKVLNESNEPVVLKHFVNSFRETNLRALLEQRSITELVVVGSMSHMCVDAVVRAAADLGYTVTVIHDACATRDLEFNGQVIPAAQVHAAYMASLAFGYAGVVSADEYLKAQAAAA
- the tam gene encoding trans-aconitate 2-methyltransferase, which gives rise to MTWSAKQYTMFEQQRTRAVRDLVAAIPNSEVSTAVDLGCGPGNSTQVLAERFPQAHVTGMDSSDDMLTDARQRLPKLSFELADIGAWNPAQSFDVILANASLQWLPDHATLYPHLVKQLNPGGTLAVQTPDNLDEPAHRLAREVAAHGPWAARIGAVKHNERHPASYYYELLSKHCSTVDVWRTTYQHPLADHAAVVEWFKGTGLRPFLAPLSDSEKVAFLQEYQARITQAYPALADGTVLLPFPRLFIVATR
- a CDS encoding ATP-binding protein, with translation MPMIKKLEIKGFKSISQDTLDLGRLNVFIGTNGAGKSNLLEAIAMLSSSLEGGVDYEKLQRRGARLSSSAIFRSAFKNKERNKTFKLSADFGSVKYTTEINAEGGFHYLTESIKRKNKSIAERTLEDSSVYGNVFSSKIDKSKSIYPYVEAFGKFNTGEGIGDVLAPLNSLINYAIFSPTTPILRGVENDSSAKAPLGLYGGRLADALSEVIEDYYRDGNKGLLAFFQLMNWVHSFTTTEETDSELLSGQLNIAGRKICYHDRFMPDDFNKLYAYDVSEGALYVIFFLVLLIHKESPDIFALDNIDTALNPGLVRDLMAQVSSLLRKMPQKQVFLTTHNPSALDALDLFDPDHRLFVVERDKLGRTKSRRISPPEDMTKKDWENKYFGMKLSEIWLSGAIGGLPVGF